The Streptomyces sp. NBC_00224 genome has a window encoding:
- a CDS encoding glycosyltransferase family 2 protein: protein MGISTWLDQLEGTVRSESPSEQYDYETHSRLAGPLTKPDGAAYRVRYRSLLSAEPRRIRAVLLMTLAPVLTAVLLVYLVWPTHWVEREGGDEWLVGLDIAMLVAIGLIELFMVANVVSIAHATMVARDPIPVYPEPGTRVAFLTTWVPGKEPIAMVRATLEGAVRLHHPGPLDVWLLDEGDDERAKALCEELGVRHFTRSGVPEWNRKKGPHKARTKHGNYNAWLAMHGAGYDFFASVDTDHVPLPNFLERMMGYFRDPDVAFVVGPQVYGNYDSPVTKAAESQQFLFHALIQRAGNRYRAPMFVGTNNIVRITALRQVGGLYDSITEDMATGFELHRRKNPRTGHFWRSVYTPDVLAVGEGPESWTDFFTQQTRWSRGTYETLFKQYWKALFRVPPGRLLSYTLMLVYYPMTAVNWLLGIVSCVLFLWFGASGTQVSASVWLMLYSDAAALQIGLYLWNRRHNVSPHEPQGSGGLAGMGMSALSAPIYLKSLCSAVLRTRGRFVVTPKGGEASPDRLWTFRIHLFWAAVLVVSLAASVHYGHTHVAMRTWAVLALAIALAPVAVWSWTARRERAAARQRALARPAEPEGTEAALAAAPAATTTGGN from the coding sequence GTGGGGATATCTACCTGGCTCGATCAGCTGGAGGGCACAGTGCGGTCGGAGAGTCCGTCGGAGCAGTACGACTACGAGACCCACAGCCGGCTCGCCGGACCGCTCACAAAGCCGGACGGGGCGGCCTACCGGGTGCGGTACCGAAGTCTCCTCTCCGCCGAACCCCGCCGAATACGCGCCGTACTCCTGATGACGCTGGCGCCCGTGCTCACCGCGGTCCTCCTCGTCTACCTCGTCTGGCCCACCCACTGGGTGGAGCGCGAGGGCGGCGACGAATGGCTCGTCGGCCTCGACATCGCGATGCTCGTCGCGATCGGCCTGATCGAGCTCTTCATGGTCGCCAACGTCGTCTCGATCGCGCACGCCACCATGGTCGCCAGGGACCCCATACCGGTGTACCCCGAGCCCGGCACCCGGGTCGCCTTCCTCACCACCTGGGTGCCCGGCAAGGAGCCCATAGCCATGGTCCGGGCCACCCTGGAGGGCGCCGTCCGCCTCCACCACCCCGGCCCCCTCGACGTCTGGCTCCTGGACGAGGGCGACGACGAACGGGCCAAGGCGCTCTGCGAGGAGCTGGGGGTGCGCCACTTCACCCGCAGCGGCGTCCCCGAGTGGAACCGCAAGAAGGGCCCGCACAAGGCCCGTACCAAGCACGGCAACTACAACGCCTGGCTCGCCATGCACGGCGCCGGCTACGACTTCTTCGCCTCCGTCGACACCGACCACGTGCCGCTCCCCAACTTCCTGGAGCGGATGATGGGCTACTTCCGCGACCCCGACGTCGCGTTCGTGGTCGGCCCCCAGGTCTACGGGAACTACGACTCGCCCGTCACCAAGGCCGCCGAGTCCCAGCAGTTCCTCTTCCACGCGCTGATCCAGCGGGCCGGCAACCGCTACCGCGCCCCCATGTTCGTCGGCACCAACAACATCGTCCGGATCACCGCACTGCGCCAGGTCGGCGGGCTCTACGACTCGATCACCGAGGACATGGCCACCGGCTTCGAGCTGCACCGCCGCAAGAACCCCAGGACCGGCCACTTCTGGAGGTCCGTCTACACCCCGGACGTGCTCGCCGTCGGCGAGGGCCCGGAGTCCTGGACCGACTTTTTCACCCAGCAGACGCGCTGGTCGCGCGGCACGTACGAGACGCTGTTCAAGCAGTACTGGAAAGCGCTCTTCCGGGTCCCGCCCGGGCGGCTCCTCTCGTACACCCTGATGCTCGTCTACTACCCGATGACCGCCGTCAACTGGCTGCTCGGCATCGTCAGCTGCGTCCTGTTCCTCTGGTTCGGCGCCTCCGGCACGCAGGTCTCCGCCTCCGTCTGGCTGATGCTCTACAGCGACGCGGCCGCCCTCCAGATCGGGCTCTACCTCTGGAACCGCCGCCACAACGTCTCGCCCCACGAACCCCAGGGCTCCGGCGGGCTCGCCGGCATGGGGATGTCCGCGCTCTCCGCGCCCATCTACCTCAAGTCGCTCTGCTCGGCAGTGCTGCGCACCCGCGGCCGGTTCGTCGTCACCCCCAAGGGCGGTGAAGCCAGCCCCGACCGGCTGTGGACCTTCCGCATCCACCTCTTCTGGGCCGCGGTGCTCGTCGTGTCCCTTGCCGCCTCGGTCCACTACGGCCACACCCATGTGGCGATGCGGACCTGGGCCGTCCTCGCCCTGGCCATCGCGCTGGCCCCCGTCGCCGTCTGGTCCTGGACCGCCCGGCGCGAGCGCGCGGCCGCCAGGCAGCGGGCCCTGGCCCGGCCCGCCGAGCCCGAGGGGACGGAGGCCGCACTGGCCGCCGCACCGGCTGCCACGACGACCGGAGGGAACTGA
- a CDS encoding galactose oxidase-like domain-containing protein has translation MAYRPSPRTKKTLLGGGAVVLLAGLNAPAALSFAEEQYHAYQIRQPDYMRKYGAWDTVDIPAKYRTNAIHAALLHTGKVLIVAGSGNKQEKFDAGSFDTVLWNPKDNTFKKVPTPEDFFCSGHAQLPDGRLLVAGGTARYEVLDAQVKRAGGGMRVKNENPDKPVTIKKGTRFRSPSGVEYVSKFDVTVPRAKREFVVSYYATGQMKPWKTKVTAAEARVFVEAAAEGPKFVATDQAQYEIEGLKGDDADNTYGLAEKITMDKQDFQGIRAAYEFDPKAEKYLPVAPMQEARWYPTLTTLQDGKVLAVSGLDDVGTILTGENEIYDPRTKKWAKGPFRYFPTYPSLFLTKSGKLFYSGANAGYGPADKGREPGLWDIATNTFTKINGLGDGDQLETASSLLLPPAQEQRFMLLGGGGVGESKKSTPRTALIDLKQDSPAFKTGPVLPQGTRYLNSVILPDDSVFTSGGSEDYRGRGSSNILKAQFYDPAANAFREAADPTVGRNYHSEALLLPDGRVATFGSDSLFGDKDNTKLGKFEQRMEIYTPPYLYRDKDRRPALGDGPQAVGQDRRATFPAAHPERIARARLMRPSAVTHTTDVEQRSIDVRLTKDRNSVTVEVPRDKALVPPGWYMLFVTDAEGTPSEAKWLLID, from the coding sequence ATGGCCTACCGGCCCTCCCCGCGCACCAAGAAGACGCTCCTCGGCGGCGGCGCGGTCGTGCTGCTCGCCGGGCTCAACGCCCCGGCCGCGCTCTCCTTCGCCGAGGAGCAGTACCACGCGTACCAGATCCGCCAACCCGACTACATGCGCAAGTACGGCGCCTGGGACACCGTCGACATCCCCGCGAAGTACCGCACCAACGCGATCCACGCGGCCCTGCTGCACACCGGCAAGGTCCTGATCGTCGCCGGGTCGGGCAACAAGCAGGAGAAGTTCGACGCCGGCTCCTTCGACACCGTGCTGTGGAACCCGAAGGACAACACCTTCAAGAAGGTCCCCACCCCCGAGGACTTCTTCTGCTCCGGCCACGCCCAGCTCCCCGACGGCCGCCTCCTGGTGGCGGGCGGCACCGCCCGCTACGAGGTCCTGGACGCCCAGGTGAAGCGGGCCGGCGGCGGGATGCGGGTCAAGAACGAGAACCCGGACAAGCCCGTCACCATCAAGAAGGGCACCCGGTTCCGCTCCCCTTCGGGCGTCGAGTACGTCTCCAAGTTCGACGTCACCGTGCCCCGGGCCAAGCGCGAGTTCGTGGTCAGCTACTACGCGACCGGCCAGATGAAGCCGTGGAAGACCAAGGTCACCGCGGCCGAGGCCCGCGTCTTCGTGGAGGCCGCCGCCGAGGGCCCGAAGTTCGTGGCCACCGACCAGGCCCAGTACGAGATCGAGGGCCTCAAGGGCGACGACGCCGACAACACGTACGGCCTCGCCGAGAAGATCACCATGGACAAGCAGGACTTCCAGGGCATCCGGGCGGCCTACGAGTTCGACCCGAAGGCGGAGAAGTACCTACCCGTCGCCCCGATGCAGGAGGCCCGCTGGTACCCGACGCTCACCACCCTCCAGGACGGCAAGGTCCTCGCCGTCTCCGGGCTCGACGACGTGGGCACGATCCTCACGGGCGAGAACGAGATCTACGACCCCAGGACGAAGAAGTGGGCCAAGGGGCCCTTCCGGTACTTCCCCACGTACCCCTCGCTCTTCCTCACCAAGAGCGGCAAGCTCTTCTACTCGGGCGCCAACGCGGGCTACGGGCCCGCCGACAAGGGCCGCGAGCCGGGGCTGTGGGACATCGCCACCAACACCTTCACCAAGATCAACGGCCTGGGCGACGGCGACCAGCTCGAAACGGCCAGCTCGCTGCTGCTCCCGCCCGCCCAGGAGCAGAGGTTCATGCTGCTGGGCGGCGGCGGGGTCGGCGAGTCCAAGAAGTCCACGCCCCGCACCGCGCTGATCGACCTCAAGCAGGACAGCCCCGCTTTCAAGACCGGCCCCGTGCTCCCGCAGGGCACCCGCTACCTGAACAGCGTGATCCTGCCCGACGACTCCGTCTTCACCAGCGGCGGCTCCGAGGACTACCGGGGCCGCGGCTCCAGCAACATCCTCAAGGCTCAGTTCTACGACCCCGCCGCCAACGCCTTCCGTGAGGCCGCCGACCCCACGGTCGGGCGCAACTACCACTCCGAGGCGCTGCTGCTGCCCGACGGCAGGGTCGCCACCTTCGGCTCCGACTCGCTCTTCGGCGACAAGGACAACACCAAGCTCGGCAAGTTCGAGCAGCGCATGGAGATCTACACCCCGCCCTACCTCTACCGTGACAAGGACAGGCGCCCCGCCCTCGGCGACGGCCCGCAGGCGGTCGGCCAGGACCGCCGCGCCACCTTCCCCGCCGCCCACCCCGAGCGGATCGCCAGGGCCCGGCTGATGCGGCCGAGCGCGGTCACCCACACCACGGACGTCGAGCAGCGCTCGATCGACGTGCGGCTGACCAAGGACCGGAACTCGGTGACGGTCGAGGTGCCGCGCGACAAGGCCCTCGTCCCGCCCGGCTGGTACATGCTCTTCGTCACGGACGCCGAGGGCACGCCGTCCGAGGCGAAGTGGCTGTTGATCGACTGA
- a CDS encoding glycoside hydrolase family 6 protein, translating to MSRHGTARHRILLAAALLTLAVGCSGSPDPDPGATSTEGRRHSTGEGAEPAPGGPFWVDPDSSAAKQIKIWEGQGRTADAEALRRIADRPMADWPAWDNPGPGIRRAVAGAAKDQRTILLVAYNIPHRDCGGLSAGGAADTAAYRTWFGMFAEAIGDAKAIVVLEPDAVAHMIDGCTTPEHWDERYQLLNEAIDHFKKLPNTQVYLDAGNPAWIPDPVKLVEPLTRAGVVRADGFALNVSNFQTDDAVRAYGTRVSQGLGGKHFVIDTSRNGAGPLLDDPGQAWCNPPGRALGTPPTTSTGDQRLDAYLWIKRPGDSDGTCRGGPAAGAWWPDYALGLARRSTA from the coding sequence ATGTCCCGGCACGGAACCGCCCGGCACCGCATCCTGCTCGCCGCCGCCCTGCTCACCCTGGCGGTCGGCTGCTCGGGCTCCCCCGACCCGGATCCCGGCGCCACCTCGACCGAAGGCCGGCGCCACTCCACGGGCGAGGGCGCCGAACCGGCGCCCGGCGGGCCCTTCTGGGTCGACCCGGACAGCAGCGCCGCCAAGCAGATCAAGATCTGGGAGGGGCAGGGGCGCACCGCCGACGCCGAGGCGCTGCGGCGGATCGCGGACCGGCCGATGGCGGACTGGCCCGCGTGGGACAACCCGGGGCCCGGGATCCGCCGGGCCGTGGCGGGCGCCGCCAAGGACCAGCGCACGATCCTGCTCGTGGCGTACAACATCCCGCACCGCGACTGCGGCGGGCTCTCGGCGGGCGGGGCCGCGGACACGGCCGCGTACCGCACCTGGTTCGGCATGTTCGCCGAGGCGATCGGGGACGCCAAGGCGATCGTGGTCCTGGAGCCGGACGCGGTGGCCCACATGATCGACGGCTGCACCACGCCCGAGCACTGGGACGAGCGCTACCAGCTGCTCAACGAGGCGATCGACCACTTCAAGAAGCTGCCGAACACCCAGGTGTACCTGGACGCGGGCAACCCGGCGTGGATCCCCGACCCGGTCAAGCTGGTCGAGCCGCTGACCCGGGCCGGGGTCGTCCGGGCGGACGGGTTCGCACTGAACGTCTCCAACTTCCAGACCGACGACGCCGTACGGGCGTACGGCACCAGGGTCTCGCAGGGGCTCGGCGGCAAGCACTTCGTGATCGACACCAGCCGCAACGGGGCCGGGCCGCTGCTCGACGACCCCGGCCAGGCCTGGTGCAACCCGCCCGGCCGGGCCCTCGGCACCCCGCCGACCACCAGCACCGGCGACCAGCGGCTCGACGCGTATCTGTGGATCAAGCGGCCCGGCGACTCGGACGGGACCTGCCGGGGCGGGCCCGCGGCGGGCGCCTGGTGGCCGGATTACGCCCTGGGCCTGGCCCGCCGCTCGACCGCCTGA
- a CDS encoding MarR family winged helix-turn-helix transcriptional regulator, whose product MPKPLSLPFDPIARADELWQQRWGPVPSMGAITSIMRAHQILLAEVDALVKPYGLTFARYEALVLLTFSKAGELPMSKIGERLMVHPTSVTNTVDRLVRSGLVDKRPNPNDGRGTLASITDKGREVVENATRDLMEMDFGLGAYDAEECGEIFALLRPLRVAAGDFADG is encoded by the coding sequence GTGCCGAAGCCGCTCAGCCTCCCGTTCGACCCCATCGCCCGCGCCGACGAACTCTGGCAGCAGCGCTGGGGGCCGGTCCCCTCCATGGGGGCGATCACCTCGATCATGCGCGCGCACCAGATCCTGCTCGCCGAGGTCGACGCGCTCGTCAAGCCGTACGGGCTGACCTTCGCGCGGTACGAGGCGCTGGTGCTGCTCACCTTCTCCAAGGCGGGTGAGCTGCCGATGTCCAAGATCGGCGAGCGACTGATGGTCCACCCCACCTCGGTGACGAACACCGTGGACCGCCTGGTGCGGTCCGGGCTCGTCGACAAGCGCCCCAACCCCAACGACGGGCGGGGCACGCTGGCGTCCATCACGGACAAGGGCCGCGAGGTCGTCGAGAACGCGACGCGGGATCTGATGGAGATGGATTTCGGGCTGGGTGCGTACGACGCGGAGGAGTGCGGGGAGATCTTCGCGCTGCTGCGGCCGCTGCGCGTTGCCGCGGGCGATTTCGCGGACGGGTGA
- a CDS encoding DUF3817 domain-containing protein encodes MKKSVLTRYRIMAYVTGVLLVLLALGVIAKYLLDMDGAADFTKIVGIAHGWLYVLYLVCAFDLGSKAKWPVGKQLWVLLAGTIPTAAFFVERKVSREVEALVTDPEPAAAQA; translated from the coding sequence ATGAAAAAGAGCGTGCTCACCCGCTACCGGATCATGGCTTACGTCACCGGTGTCCTCCTCGTCCTGCTCGCCCTTGGCGTGATCGCCAAGTATCTGCTGGACATGGACGGCGCGGCCGACTTCACCAAGATCGTGGGCATCGCGCACGGCTGGCTGTACGTCCTGTACCTCGTCTGCGCCTTCGACCTCGGCTCCAAGGCGAAGTGGCCGGTCGGCAAGCAGCTCTGGGTCCTGCTCGCGGGCACCATTCCCACCGCCGCGTTCTTCGTCGAGCGCAAGGTCTCCCGCGAGGTCGAGGCCCTGGTCACGGACCCGGAGCCGGCCGCGGCCCAGGCGTAA
- a CDS encoding methylmalonyl-CoA mutase: MDADAIEEGRRRWQARYDKARKRDADFTTLSGDPVDPVYGPRPGDTYEGFERIGWPGEYPYTRGLHATGYRGRTWTIRQFAGFGNAEQTNERYKMILAAGGGGLSVAFDMPTLMGRDSDDPRALGEVGHCGVAIDSAADMEVLFKDIPLGDVTTSMTISGPAVPVFCMYLVAAERQGVDPGILNGTLQTDIFKEYIAQKEWLFQPEPHLRLIGDLMEHCAAGIPAYKPLSVSGYHIREAGATAAQELAYTLADGFGYVELGLSRGMDVDVFAPGLSFFFDAHLDFFEEIAKFRAARRIWARWMKEVYGAKSDKAQWLRFHTQTAGVSLTAQQPYNNVVRTAVEALSAILGGTNSLHTNALDETLALPSEQAAEIALRTQQVLMEETGVANVADPLGGAWYVEQLTDRIEAEAEKIFDQIKERGTRAHPDGKHPIGPITSGILRGIEDGWFTGEIAESAFEYQRSLEKGDKRVVGVNVHHGSVTGDLEILRVSHEVEREQVRVLADRKGARDSARVKAALDAMLSAARDGSNMIAPMLDAVRAEATLGEICGVLRDEWGIYTEPAGF, encoded by the coding sequence ATGGACGCTGACGCCATCGAGGAAGGCCGCCGACGCTGGCAGGCCCGTTACGACAAGGCCCGCAAGCGGGACGCGGACTTCACCACGCTCTCCGGGGACCCGGTCGACCCGGTCTACGGGCCCCGCCCCGGCGACACCTACGAGGGCTTCGAGCGGATCGGATGGCCCGGCGAGTACCCGTACACCCGCGGTCTCCACGCGACCGGCTACCGGGGCCGGACCTGGACCATCCGGCAGTTCGCCGGGTTCGGCAACGCCGAGCAGACCAACGAGCGCTACAAGATGATCCTCGCGGCGGGCGGCGGCGGCCTCTCCGTCGCCTTCGACATGCCGACCCTGATGGGCCGCGACTCCGACGACCCGCGCGCGCTGGGCGAGGTCGGCCACTGCGGTGTCGCCATCGACTCGGCCGCCGACATGGAGGTCCTGTTCAAGGACATCCCGCTCGGTGACGTCACGACGTCGATGACGATCAGCGGTCCCGCCGTGCCGGTGTTCTGCATGTACCTGGTCGCCGCCGAGCGGCAGGGCGTCGACCCGGGCATCCTCAACGGCACGCTCCAGACCGACATCTTCAAGGAGTACATCGCGCAGAAGGAGTGGCTCTTCCAGCCCGAGCCGCACCTGCGCCTCATCGGCGACCTGATGGAGCACTGCGCGGCCGGCATTCCCGCCTACAAGCCGCTGTCCGTCTCCGGGTACCACATCCGCGAGGCCGGGGCGACGGCCGCGCAGGAGCTGGCGTACACCCTGGCCGACGGCTTCGGATACGTGGAGCTCGGCCTCTCGCGCGGTATGGACGTGGACGTCTTCGCGCCCGGCCTCTCCTTCTTCTTCGACGCGCACCTCGACTTCTTCGAGGAGATCGCCAAGTTCCGCGCCGCGCGCCGGATCTGGGCCCGCTGGATGAAGGAGGTGTACGGGGCGAAGTCCGACAAGGCGCAGTGGCTGCGCTTCCACACCCAGACGGCCGGTGTCTCGCTGACCGCCCAGCAGCCGTACAACAACGTGGTGCGCACGGCCGTGGAGGCGCTCTCCGCGATCCTCGGCGGCACCAACTCGCTGCACACCAACGCCCTGGACGAGACGCTCGCCCTGCCCAGCGAGCAGGCGGCCGAGATCGCGCTGCGCACCCAGCAGGTGCTGATGGAGGAGACGGGTGTGGCCAATGTGGCCGACCCGCTCGGCGGTGCCTGGTACGTGGAGCAGCTCACCGACCGCATCGAGGCCGAGGCCGAGAAGATCTTCGACCAGATCAAGGAGCGCGGGACGCGGGCGCACCCCGACGGCAAGCACCCGATCGGCCCGATCACCTCCGGCATCCTGCGCGGCATCGAGGACGGCTGGTTCACCGGCGAGATCGCCGAGTCGGCGTTCGAGTACCAGCGGTCCCTGGAGAAGGGTGACAAGCGGGTCGTGGGCGTCAATGTGCACCACGGGTCCGTCACCGGTGACCTGGAGATCCTGCGGGTCAGCCATGAGGTGGAGCGGGAGCAGGTGCGGGTTCTGGCGGACCGCAAGGGTGCGCGCGACTCGGCGCGCGTGAAGGCCGCTCTGGACGCGATGCTCTCCGCCGCGCGCGACGGTTCGAACATGATCGCGCCGATGCTGGACGCGGTGCGGGCCGAGGCGACCCTGGGTGAGATCTGCGGGGTGCTGCGGGACGAGTGGGGCATCTACACGGAGCCGGCGGGGTTCTGA
- a CDS encoding sensor histidine kinase, translating into MSARHRLGARWRRRRPLRTRLAVAASAAVALVALGVCAAAFFVIRYELFHQLNLNLTQSATLAAQRNRGEAPGVLNGECRFLSSPACAQIVPKDPAKDPAKPYLLPVPPQARQVAAGQRRPYFTNIRISGHPARMLTTTLPHGEALQVALRADTVEEGVRQAAQLLTGVGAAGVLLAAGLGYWVSRTGLAPVARLTATAEHIAATRDPSHRIELPPGPSGKEDEVTRLAASFNTMLGELEQSVTAQRRLVADASHELRTPLTALRTNAELLARADRLTEAQRTRASSALGRQIREVTVMVNDLIDLARDEEPTPLLEEVRLAPLVAHTVDTARAHWPSTPFRLDLADASATLPGVPARLARLLSNLLDNAAKFSPPGAEIEVTLSARELTVRDHGPGIAEEDLPYVFDRFYRADRARALPGSGLGLAMARQIARAHGAELSVRNAAGGGAEFRVTWST; encoded by the coding sequence GTGAGCGCCCGCCACCGCCTCGGCGCCCGCTGGCGGCGCCGCCGTCCGCTGCGCACCCGGCTCGCCGTGGCCGCCTCGGCGGCGGTGGCGCTGGTCGCGCTCGGCGTCTGCGCGGCCGCGTTCTTCGTGATCCGCTACGAGCTGTTCCACCAGCTCAATCTGAACCTCACCCAGTCCGCGACCCTGGCCGCCCAGCGGAACCGGGGCGAGGCACCCGGCGTGCTCAACGGCGAGTGCCGTTTCCTCTCCTCCCCGGCCTGCGCCCAGATCGTCCCGAAGGACCCGGCGAAGGACCCGGCCAAGCCGTATCTGCTGCCGGTCCCGCCCCAGGCCCGCCAGGTGGCGGCCGGGCAGCGCCGCCCGTACTTCACCAACATCAGGATCTCCGGCCACCCGGCCCGCATGCTCACCACCACGCTGCCGCACGGCGAGGCGCTCCAGGTCGCCCTGCGCGCCGACACGGTGGAAGAGGGCGTACGGCAGGCGGCCCAGCTGCTCACCGGGGTCGGCGCGGCCGGGGTGCTGCTCGCCGCCGGACTCGGCTACTGGGTCTCGCGCACCGGCCTCGCCCCGGTCGCCCGGCTCACCGCGACCGCCGAGCACATCGCGGCCACCCGGGACCCCAGCCACCGCATCGAGCTGCCGCCGGGCCCGTCGGGCAAGGAGGACGAGGTGACCCGGCTCGCCGCGTCCTTCAACACCATGCTGGGCGAGCTGGAGCAGTCGGTGACCGCCCAGCGCAGGCTGGTCGCGGACGCCTCCCACGAGCTGCGCACCCCGCTCACCGCACTGCGCACCAACGCCGAACTCCTCGCCCGCGCCGATCGCCTGACGGAGGCTCAGCGCACTCGGGCGTCCTCAGCACTGGGCCGCCAGATCCGGGAGGTCACGGTCATGGTGAACGACCTGATCGACCTGGCCAGGGACGAGGAGCCCACCCCGCTCCTGGAGGAGGTGCGCCTCGCCCCGCTGGTGGCGCACACGGTGGACACGGCCCGCGCGCACTGGCCGTCCACCCCGTTCCGCCTGGACCTGGCGGACGCGTCCGCCACGCTCCCGGGCGTCCCGGCCCGCCTGGCCCGGCTGCTGTCCAACCTCCTGGACAACGCGGCGAAGTTCAGCCCACCGGGCGCGGAGATCGAAGTGACGCTCTCGGCCCGCGAGTTGACGGTACGGGACCACGGCCCCGGCATCGCGGAGGAGGACCTCCCGTACGTCTTCGACCGCTTCTACCGGGCCGACCGCGCCCGAGCCCTACCGGGTTCGGGCCTGGGCCTGGCGATGGCCCGCCAGATCGCCCGGGCGCACGGGGCGGAACTGTCGGTCCGGAACGCGGCGGGCGGGGGTGCGGAGTTCCGCGTGACGTGGTCCACGTAG
- a CDS encoding response regulator transcription factor: MSSSAHTRPPARILVVDDEPEVRAAVEDGLAVEGYEVRGAADGLAALAEIAAWQPDAVVLDVMMPVLDGLAVCRQLRALGDRTPVLVLTALDSVSERVDGLEAGADDYLVKPFALDELIARVRALLRRAAPEEPDPERLVFADLVLDPATRTGHRAGRPLEFSRTESALLELLMRHPGQVLPREMILELVWGRDFGPDSNSLAVYVGYLRRKLEAGGEPRLVHTVHGVGYRLDTA; this comes from the coding sequence ATGAGCAGCAGCGCACACACCCGGCCCCCGGCCCGCATCCTCGTCGTCGACGACGAGCCGGAGGTGCGGGCCGCCGTGGAGGACGGCCTCGCCGTCGAGGGGTACGAGGTGCGGGGCGCCGCCGACGGGCTCGCGGCGCTCGCCGAGATCGCCGCCTGGCAGCCGGACGCGGTGGTCCTCGATGTGATGATGCCGGTCCTGGACGGGCTGGCGGTCTGCCGTCAGCTGCGGGCGCTCGGTGACCGCACCCCCGTCCTCGTACTGACCGCGCTCGACTCGGTGAGCGAACGCGTCGACGGCCTGGAGGCGGGCGCCGACGACTACCTCGTCAAGCCGTTCGCACTGGACGAACTCATCGCGCGGGTAAGGGCGTTGCTGCGCAGGGCGGCGCCCGAGGAGCCGGATCCGGAGCGGCTGGTCTTCGCGGACCTGGTCCTCGACCCCGCCACCAGGACCGGCCACCGCGCCGGACGCCCGCTGGAGTTCAGCCGCACCGAGTCCGCCCTGCTCGAACTGCTCATGCGCCACCCCGGCCAGGTCCTGCCGCGCGAGATGATCCTGGAGCTCGTCTGGGGCCGCGACTTCGGTCCGGACTCCAACTCCCTCGCGGTGTACGTGGGTTATCTGCGCCGCAAGCTGGAGGCGGGCGGCGAGCCCCGGCTCGTCCACACCGTCCACGGCGTCGGCTACCGGCTGGACACCGCGTGA
- a CDS encoding glycosyltransferase encodes MRTPLSVVIGAGGTGGHIYPGLALAEALRRAVPDAVISFVGTERGLEGELIPAAGYRLHTVDMIPFDPALGARRYLLPAALLKSGAQCRAILRAQGAQVAVGMGGYPSAPVIVGARLAGLPSLIHESNAVPGRANQFAARLTRNIAVAFDRSRAHLAGGADAVTTGMPISSALARLDRPSLRAEARRALDVPPGARLVLVNGGSLGAARLTEAAVGLARRWQGRDDVHLLIKTGPAALDETRRRLTGLWGARAVPYLDRMDLAYAAADLVVCRAGSATVAELASTGVPAVLVPYPHAPGDHQTHNARVLSDAGAGLLLPDAETTADRLAELVEPLLADPARLAAMAGAADPGCHARAAELLAARVLELAAHTTISSMKEHAV; translated from the coding sequence ATGCGCACACCACTCTCTGTCGTGATCGGTGCGGGCGGCACCGGCGGCCACATCTACCCCGGGCTCGCGCTCGCCGAGGCGCTGCGCCGGGCCGTCCCGGACGCGGTGATCTCTTTCGTCGGTACGGAGCGGGGCCTGGAGGGCGAGCTCATCCCCGCCGCCGGGTACCGGCTGCACACCGTCGACATGATCCCCTTCGACCCGGCGCTCGGCGCCCGCCGCTATCTGCTGCCCGCCGCGCTGCTGAAGTCCGGCGCGCAGTGCCGGGCGATCCTGCGGGCGCAGGGCGCGCAGGTCGCCGTGGGGATGGGCGGCTATCCCAGCGCGCCCGTCATCGTCGGCGCCAGACTCGCCGGACTGCCCAGCCTGATCCACGAGTCCAACGCGGTGCCGGGCCGGGCCAACCAGTTCGCGGCCCGGCTCACCCGGAACATCGCGGTCGCCTTCGACCGCAGCCGGGCGCACCTGGCGGGCGGCGCCGACGCCGTCACCACCGGGATGCCGATCTCCTCGGCGCTGGCCCGGCTCGACCGGCCGTCGCTGCGGGCCGAGGCCCGGCGGGCGCTGGACGTGCCGCCCGGGGCGCGGCTCGTGCTCGTCAACGGCGGCAGTCTGGGCGCGGCCCGGCTCACCGAGGCGGCGGTCGGACTGGCCCGGCGCTGGCAGGGGCGCGACGACGTCCACCTGCTGATCAAGACCGGTCCCGCGGCGCTCGACGAGACCCGGCGGCGGCTGACCGGGCTGTGGGGCGCGCGGGCCGTGCCGTACCTCGACCGGATGGACCTCGCGTACGCGGCCGCCGATCTGGTGGTGTGCCGGGCCGGTTCGGCGACGGTCGCGGAACTGGCCAGCACGGGCGTACCGGCGGTCCTCGTCCCGTATCCGCACGCGCCCGGCGACCACCAGACGCACAACGCGCGGGTGCTCTCGGACGCCGGGGCGGGGCTGCTGCTCCCGGACGCCGAGACCACCGCCGACCGGCTGGCCGAGCTCGTCGAGCCGCTGCTCGCCGACCCGGCGCGGCTCGCCGCGATGGCGGGGGCGGCGGATCCCGGGTGCCATGCGCGGGCGGCGGAGCTGCTGGCGGCGCGGGTGCTCGAACTGGCCGCACACACGACGATTTCTTCCATGAAGGAGCACGCAGTATGA